One genomic segment of Corynebacterium durum includes these proteins:
- a CDS encoding dynamin family protein, with amino-acid sequence MSHGSPAAASRTPEESVTRAADIARRYGQDSAADRAVQMLNATFRAGTVVVMGEVKRGKSSLVNALIAQPDLLPVDVLTCTSAPIRVAVSHDGPVVPQVTLVRGTEREMILATELARWVTVDGVGSLQGNTNAGLEESQDPPSSAEISVRYPDMDGITVVDTPGVGGLDKRAVTAALQEARHAGVLLMVCDASTPITAPEMDILRQAHDSVGGVIVAVTKTDKNTRRWRAIVEDNKRLISSHMGIDVPVVGVSSLRALDAARCIDPARRAELERRSGIAQLRSQLRAQLRQPAAMGQRAALQSITTTLTGIAKTVRDDIRLLAESSTAVEQLEAEKTTLERLREESSEFEQRFQRDLAVARTRVTEGLDKALEEVRHEWTQQINADSLRVLRSKPQVFTSQIETELAVVMEDTVGAMVEEISELASALFPDRQELIAEIMGTTVASLTPAEVSGHEVEKKTKDIIDPSVLMMGMIGSGALAAIIPVAPLAGAVWVGVNLGYRAMRNGKQHLITWLRETTASVRTATTRMLDTLITTARTDVMLRYRADLRTKIKELHGRIDQAREAARESEGERQERSARLTRNVQIIEATIAELGRHLQQGGARA; translated from the coding sequence ATGTCCCACGGATCCCCGGCCGCCGCGTCTCGCACCCCTGAAGAGTCAGTGACACGCGCGGCGGACATTGCACGACGATACGGTCAAGACAGCGCTGCGGACCGCGCAGTCCAGATGCTGAATGCCACATTCCGGGCGGGCACAGTGGTGGTTATGGGGGAAGTGAAACGGGGAAAGTCATCACTGGTCAACGCTCTGATTGCCCAGCCGGATCTGCTGCCCGTTGACGTTCTCACCTGTACCAGCGCACCGATTCGCGTGGCTGTCTCCCACGACGGCCCGGTTGTTCCCCAGGTCACTCTTGTGCGGGGCACAGAGCGGGAAATGATATTGGCCACAGAACTCGCCCGCTGGGTGACGGTAGACGGGGTGGGGTCACTACAGGGCAACACCAACGCTGGCCTGGAAGAGTCGCAGGATCCACCCAGTTCAGCGGAGATCTCCGTACGATACCCGGATATGGACGGCATCACGGTCGTCGATACGCCCGGCGTGGGTGGGCTGGACAAACGCGCCGTTACCGCAGCGCTTCAGGAGGCACGGCACGCCGGTGTTCTGCTCATGGTGTGCGATGCCTCCACCCCCATCACCGCGCCTGAAATGGACATCCTGCGACAGGCCCACGATTCCGTCGGCGGCGTCATCGTCGCCGTGACCAAGACGGACAAAAACACCCGACGCTGGCGCGCCATCGTTGAGGACAACAAGCGACTGATCAGCAGCCACATGGGTATCGACGTCCCGGTGGTCGGCGTCTCCAGCCTGCGCGCCCTTGATGCCGCACGCTGCATCGATCCTGCACGCCGAGCAGAGTTGGAACGGCGTTCCGGGATCGCGCAGCTGCGTTCACAACTTCGTGCGCAGCTGCGGCAACCAGCGGCGATGGGTCAGCGCGCGGCGCTGCAATCCATCACCACAACCCTGACGGGAATTGCCAAAACGGTGCGGGATGACATTCGCCTACTAGCGGAATCCTCGACAGCGGTGGAGCAGTTGGAAGCCGAGAAAACCACCCTGGAGCGGCTTCGGGAGGAATCCTCCGAGTTTGAGCAGCGCTTCCAACGTGACCTCGCGGTGGCGCGCACCCGGGTGACGGAGGGGCTGGACAAAGCCCTAGAAGAGGTGCGTCACGAATGGACGCAGCAGATCAATGCGGACTCGCTGCGCGTGCTGCGATCCAAACCTCAGGTGTTCACCAGCCAGATTGAGACGGAACTGGCCGTGGTAATGGAAGACACCGTGGGCGCAATGGTGGAGGAAATTTCCGAACTTGCATCGGCGCTTTTCCCCGACCGCCAGGAACTGATCGCAGAGATCATGGGGACCACGGTGGCGTCGTTAACCCCGGCGGAAGTCTCGGGGCACGAGGTGGAGAAGAAAACCAAGGACATCATTGACCCCAGTGTGCTGATGATGGGCATGATCGGTTCGGGTGCGTTGGCGGCCATCATCCCAGTGGCACCGCTGGCGGGTGCCGTGTGGGTGGGCGTTAACCTGGGCTACCGCGCGATGCGAAACGGCAAACAACATTTGATTACGTGGCTTCGGGAAACCACCGCCAGCGTGCGCACAGCCACCACCCGCATGTTGGATACCCTGATCACTACGGCACGCACGGATGTGATGCTGCGGTACCGCGCTGATCTGCGGACGAAGATCAAGGAATTGCACGGCCGGATCGACCAGGCTCGGGAGGCGGCGCGCGAATCGGAGGGAGAGCGCCAGGAACGCAGCGCCCGGCTGACGCGGAACGTCCAGATTATCGAGGCAACGATTGCGGAGTTGGGTCGGCACCTGCAGCAGGGAGGAGCACGCGCATGA
- a CDS encoding GTPase, producing MNPSRQEAIETITLLLTQAIDALESGGPELVEPASELREMVTRPPRVAIAGRLKSGKSTLVNALTQHHIAATDSVECTMAVSMYLDGAPARAEVVGLDGRVDRVSLGQGPLDHLPRPLDEVDYVRQFVPNASLQRLSLIDTPGTATLTVDNEQRTRRMLIDGTKDTRRASAWADCVVFLSDSAPREDERVFLSQLGMTPLTTMGVLSRADSFGAGAFGNQDPIQLAGVHAARIAEQLGSAVRTVLPLSGLLAESALVGQVTERVARSAAALAHLDRDGVLDVIEVDDPSIIVPGFTAAMRDELLDVLGEYGVMVGRSVAHAQGAVGLMQWMRDVSGIDSLTDLLTGDNAYFAVLQRAVRMLDALEDLSNNYAVRDHVRWVQEILLGQPQMHEVLLYRSYRDTYVSTPDSSLLGPLRQAITAATSAEVAGLSPSADPTSVRARHEQELGRLQQLAMTPLSAAEDEARERLIIAHQQALRSMT from the coding sequence ATGAATCCATCACGCCAGGAGGCCATTGAAACCATAACGCTGCTGCTCACCCAGGCTATCGACGCCCTGGAATCCGGCGGCCCCGAACTTGTAGAACCTGCGTCGGAACTTCGGGAAATGGTGACCCGCCCGCCACGCGTGGCCATCGCCGGGCGACTGAAATCCGGCAAATCAACGCTGGTCAACGCCCTTACCCAACACCACATTGCCGCCACGGATTCCGTGGAATGCACTATGGCGGTGAGTATGTATCTTGACGGTGCCCCAGCGCGCGCTGAGGTGGTGGGCTTGGACGGCCGGGTGGATCGTGTCAGCCTGGGTCAGGGGCCGCTGGACCATCTGCCACGTCCGCTGGACGAGGTCGATTACGTGCGGCAATTCGTGCCGAACGCGAGCTTGCAGCGGCTATCGCTGATCGACACCCCCGGTACGGCGACGCTGACGGTGGACAACGAGCAACGAACCCGCCGAATGCTTATCGACGGCACGAAAGACACCCGCCGCGCCAGCGCTTGGGCGGACTGCGTGGTGTTCCTTTCTGATTCAGCGCCGCGTGAAGACGAGCGGGTGTTTCTGTCACAGCTGGGCATGACTCCCTTGACGACGATGGGCGTGCTGTCCCGTGCTGATTCCTTTGGTGCCGGAGCATTTGGAAACCAAGACCCCATTCAACTGGCGGGAGTTCATGCCGCACGCATTGCCGAGCAACTGGGATCGGCGGTGCGGACAGTGCTCCCACTTTCGGGACTGCTGGCGGAGTCCGCGCTGGTGGGGCAGGTGACGGAACGGGTTGCCAGGAGCGCGGCGGCGCTGGCGCACCTAGATCGGGACGGGGTGTTAGACGTGATCGAGGTGGACGACCCCTCGATTATCGTTCCCGGTTTCACCGCCGCGATGCGCGATGAACTGTTAGATGTGCTGGGCGAATACGGTGTGATGGTGGGGCGTTCGGTGGCTCACGCTCAGGGGGCGGTGGGACTCATGCAGTGGATGCGTGATGTCTCGGGCATTGACTCTCTGACAGATCTGCTCACCGGCGACAATGCGTACTTCGCAGTGCTACAACGCGCGGTACGCATGTTGGACGCCCTGGAAGACCTCTCCAACAACTACGCCGTGCGCGACCACGTGCGCTGGGTACAGGAGATTCTTCTCGGGCAGCCGCAGATGCATGAGGTTCTGTTGTATCGCAGCTACCGGGACACGTATGTGAGCACCCCGGATTCCTCCCTGCTGGGTCCACTGCGGCAGGCCATCACAGCCGCGACTTCGGCAGAAGTGGCAGGACTGTCACCGTCTGCCGACCCCACGTCTGTGCGCGCACGGCACGAGCAGGAACTGGGCAGGCTGCAGCAACTCGCCATGACTCCCCTGTCAGCGGCCGAGGATGAGGCGCGGGAGCGTCTCATCATCGCGCACCAGCAAGCACTGCGATCTATGACATAA
- a CDS encoding Hsp70 family protein has product MNAPAQWHIAVDFGTSNSAAAHTAPMTGAVETLPLSHRSNLIPSAVFVQADGAIHCGDSAISLGRRDPSRLVPAPKRYIGHDQVQVAGQDVPLNALIGAVLYGVLERGRAQHSGENPTTVTLTHPESWSVHNVDMLLSAAATVGLSKDTIRTISEPRAAAIHYAAQQHIPAGSHVAVFDFGGGTLDIAVLRAEQNGDFSVVAAKGDNTLGGRTIDNVLYRWVLDQVEHNDPDTADELKSAEVSVMHSLDQSIREAKEMLSDTSSATITVSTPRGEHDFLITRDEFNTLIDKVVGRAVELTQAALSQAGVDKSTPIYMTGGSSRIPYVQNRLGEVGTVMTLDDPKTVVARGALAATMMGFTEGSGQVTATKSQQPNNPFGVGPGTVGAAQAASQGQQGAGQAAQGAQGAGQAAQGAQGAGQGQQNTGTDQNPPQRHRASAAGNRAATALSGISNRKKALFGAAAVAVLLLGFMTYQFFWGTTMVTKVNTTAADSMIPLTERYDTASQFLPEKTLQAMQDCEGKANEYSDDLTVNTVYDCSLLTSAMSDAPKVGSSTPSTIYWIPGDDAKQARDELESGKANKSSKTTSKERLQKSFRNTPEVGYALTETGSGFVYAYYPRQKFTLYFEATYDATPDQVKELTKYLGWTS; this is encoded by the coding sequence ATGAATGCACCGGCACAATGGCACATCGCCGTGGATTTTGGCACATCAAACTCGGCGGCAGCGCACACGGCACCGATGACAGGCGCGGTGGAGACACTTCCGCTCTCTCACCGAAGTAACCTCATCCCCTCAGCGGTGTTTGTGCAGGCCGACGGGGCGATCCACTGCGGGGATTCCGCAATATCGCTGGGGCGCAGGGACCCATCGCGGTTGGTGCCAGCACCGAAACGCTACATCGGGCATGATCAAGTGCAGGTGGCCGGTCAAGATGTGCCGCTCAACGCCCTCATCGGGGCTGTGCTGTACGGGGTACTGGAACGGGGGCGTGCTCAGCATTCGGGTGAAAACCCAACTACTGTCACCCTCACCCACCCGGAATCCTGGTCGGTGCACAATGTGGACATGTTGCTGTCCGCAGCAGCAACGGTGGGACTGTCAAAAGACACCATCCGAACCATCTCAGAGCCGCGAGCAGCGGCAATCCACTACGCCGCCCAGCAGCACATTCCAGCTGGTTCCCATGTGGCCGTGTTCGACTTCGGCGGCGGGACCCTAGATATTGCGGTGCTGCGTGCGGAACAAAACGGCGACTTCAGCGTGGTCGCCGCCAAGGGCGACAACACGCTTGGCGGCCGCACCATTGATAATGTGCTGTATCGCTGGGTGCTGGACCAGGTGGAACACAACGACCCTGATACCGCCGACGAACTCAAATCGGCTGAGGTGTCGGTCATGCACTCCCTGGACCAGTCAATCAGGGAAGCCAAGGAAATGCTCTCTGACACGTCCTCGGCCACCATCACCGTATCCACCCCTCGGGGCGAGCACGATTTCCTGATCACTCGCGACGAATTCAACACCCTCATCGACAAGGTTGTGGGGCGCGCAGTGGAGCTGACGCAGGCGGCCTTGAGCCAGGCGGGCGTCGATAAGAGCACGCCGATTTACATGACCGGTGGGTCGTCACGCATACCGTATGTGCAGAACCGCCTTGGTGAGGTTGGTACCGTCATGACCCTGGACGACCCGAAAACCGTGGTGGCCCGGGGTGCGTTGGCCGCAACCATGATGGGATTCACCGAAGGATCGGGGCAGGTCACGGCAACGAAATCGCAGCAGCCCAACAATCCTTTCGGGGTCGGACCCGGAACGGTGGGCGCGGCACAGGCAGCCTCGCAAGGGCAACAAGGAGCCGGGCAAGCAGCACAGGGTGCGCAAGGGGCCGGGCAAGCAGCACAGGGTGCGCAAGGGGCCGGGCAGGGTCAGCAGAATACCGGCACTGACCAGAACCCACCGCAGCGACATCGCGCATCCGCAGCCGGTAACCGCGCGGCAACAGCCCTCAGCGGTATCTCCAATCGCAAGAAAGCACTATTTGGCGCAGCGGCAGTGGCTGTGCTGTTGCTGGGCTTCATGACGTACCAGTTCTTCTGGGGAACAACCATGGTCACGAAGGTCAACACCACCGCAGCGGACTCAATGATCCCACTGACGGAACGCTACGACACCGCCTCGCAATTCCTGCCCGAAAAAACGCTCCAAGCAATGCAAGATTGCGAAGGCAAAGCCAACGAATACAGCGACGACCTCACCGTCAACACCGTCTACGACTGCTCATTGTTAACCAGCGCCATGAGCGATGCCCCCAAAGTCGGCAGCTCCACCCCAAGCACCATCTACTGGATTCCTGGTGACGATGCGAAACAAGCCCGCGACGAACTCGAATCCGGCAAAGCAAACAAAAGCTCAAAAACCACCAGCAAGGAACGACTTCAGAAATCCTTCCGCAACACACCAGAAGTAGGTTACGCACTCACCGAAACCGGCTCTGGCTTCGTCTACGCCTACTATCCGCGACAAAAATTCACTCTCTACTTTGAAGCCACCTACGACGCCACCCCCGACCAAGTCAAGGAACTCACCAAGTACCTTGGGTGGACATCCTAA
- a CDS encoding RNA polymerase sigma factor: protein MTSLEACDVAEQHPTGSNTSDDIALITRAQNGDTAAFGTLIRDAHGRMWAVCLSITGNHQDAEDAMQNALTAIWRNIGSFEPRARFSTWAYRIASNAALQLIRSRRDTPDAEAGIQEPDRHSPIDDRVTAGIVIRHALEQLAPEFKEAIVLREYAGMNYQEIAEHQNVGVQTVKSRLNRARAKLRDALEEVGVSI, encoded by the coding sequence ATGACCTCCTTGGAGGCATGTGACGTGGCGGAACAGCATCCCACCGGGAGCAACACCAGCGACGACATTGCGCTCATCACCCGCGCTCAGAACGGCGACACAGCCGCATTTGGCACACTCATTCGCGACGCGCACGGGCGCATGTGGGCAGTGTGTCTCTCCATCACCGGCAACCACCAGGACGCCGAAGACGCGATGCAAAACGCGCTGACCGCCATCTGGCGCAACATCGGCAGCTTTGAACCCCGCGCGCGTTTTTCCACCTGGGCATACCGCATCGCGTCCAATGCCGCGCTACAACTCATTCGGTCCCGCCGTGACACCCCCGATGCCGAGGCAGGCATCCAGGAACCCGACAGGCATTCGCCTATCGACGACCGCGTCACCGCCGGGATAGTCATTCGGCACGCACTTGAACAACTTGCCCCCGAATTCAAAGAAGCCATCGTATTGCGGGAATACGCGGGCATGAACTACCAAGAAATAGCCGAACACCAAAACGTTGGGGTTCAAACAGTAAAAAGCCGACTTAACAGGGCGCGCGCAAAGCTTCGCGATGCCCTCGAAGAAGTCGGCGTGAGCATATAG
- a CDS encoding MFS transporter: MSKEHKLRALGLLTASEFWGSIGLQVVLFIAPLAAIQLLDATAMQVAILNLTESAAALVFGLGVGQAVDRWGGASSITTANLVRAAGVGALAFSLFAGPSLPILYLTLFLMGIASLLHDAGISTAIVEYVGRDGKELNRANSLLRTSEIISSLGGPGLGGAILAFMTFGAAALFSSMSFAIAAGCAATVWFSTKAIRAQQTLEASDAQTTDSSHDTTSGGVLDGLRYILRSGFLRPLAATGLHFNFFSAIFQAVFVIYCVRVLGFETWVMSLVGIVGGLGGLLGAAFSSTATAEQNAKKFYALSLVIPAASVLVMLCAQMTTIHAARITAVALAEAVFSFCMVLCMVLFNTARQQASPDGMVGQIAATERMIALGGEVPGALIGGAVATAVSVQFSMTVALVGMLFAAVWLIGMKGWPSASTEVISSASVIGP; encoded by the coding sequence ATGAGCAAAGAACATAAGTTACGTGCTCTCGGCCTGCTGACGGCCTCCGAGTTCTGGGGATCTATTGGGCTGCAGGTGGTACTTTTCATCGCTCCTCTTGCCGCGATTCAGCTGCTTGATGCGACAGCCATGCAGGTGGCTATTCTGAATCTCACAGAATCCGCAGCGGCGCTGGTGTTTGGATTGGGCGTCGGCCAGGCGGTGGACCGCTGGGGTGGCGCTTCCTCAATCACTACCGCAAACCTCGTCCGTGCGGCAGGCGTGGGAGCGCTTGCCTTCTCGCTGTTTGCTGGTCCCTCGCTTCCGATTCTTTACCTCACGTTGTTCCTCATGGGTATTGCATCCCTGCTGCATGATGCGGGAATTAGTACCGCAATTGTGGAATATGTTGGCCGCGACGGTAAAGAACTCAACCGCGCTAATTCGCTGCTACGAACTTCGGAGATTATTTCCTCGCTGGGTGGGCCGGGGCTTGGGGGAGCGATTCTCGCTTTCATGACGTTCGGAGCAGCGGCACTGTTTAGCTCGATGAGCTTCGCCATCGCCGCAGGCTGCGCTGCTACCGTCTGGTTTTCAACCAAGGCAATCCGGGCACAGCAAACATTAGAAGCTTCCGACGCCCAGACTACCGACAGCTCGCACGACACCACCTCCGGTGGAGTTTTAGACGGCCTCCGCTACATTCTGCGCAGTGGATTCCTGCGGCCTTTGGCGGCAACAGGGTTGCATTTCAACTTTTTCAGCGCCATCTTCCAGGCTGTGTTTGTTATCTACTGTGTACGCGTCCTCGGATTTGAGACGTGGGTAATGTCGCTGGTCGGCATCGTTGGAGGACTGGGCGGTCTTCTCGGGGCTGCGTTTTCTAGTACCGCCACGGCGGAACAGAACGCAAAAAAGTTCTATGCTTTATCGCTTGTTATTCCAGCGGCATCTGTACTCGTTATGCTGTGCGCGCAGATGACTACCATCCACGCCGCGCGGATTACAGCTGTTGCGCTCGCTGAAGCGGTGTTTTCGTTCTGCATGGTTCTGTGCATGGTGTTGTTCAATACTGCCCGCCAGCAAGCCTCACCTGATGGCATGGTGGGGCAGATCGCCGCGACGGAAAGAATGATTGCCTTGGGTGGTGAGGTCCCGGGTGCGTTGATTGGCGGGGCCGTTGCCACGGCGGTGTCCGTTCAATTTTCCATGACAGTGGCCTTGGTGGGCATGCTGTTCGCCGCAGTGTGGCTTATTGGAATGAAGGGCTGGCCTTCAGCTAGCACAGAAGTGATATCGTCCGCTAGTGTCATTGGGCCTTAA